A portion of the Burkholderia pseudomultivorans genome contains these proteins:
- a CDS encoding efflux transporter outer membrane subunit: MTLPMNLKIRAARTLAIASLAGPLAGCAWFAPSGEPPAMPSPAHYGAAPQVQQTVAAQGVAQQFEVGAQPVPDWWKQYRSDALNALVDEGLRNSPTLGAASHSLDAAREQLRAQVGSSLLPSIDAGGQAARQRALGVPIPALGAPTLLYDTFVGQLQASYTIDLFGAARFANRALAKRVDVSAFQLESARRALAANIVTASITVAVLNAQIDTTERLVALANDQAHDAERRHALGAASRSDALNARQSADTFAASLPALRQQRDTARHALAVLVGRTPDRPPADLALADLHLPEQVPVVVPSDLLQSRPDIQAADAGLKAAAAEVGVATAQLFPQLSLSAAMGKGGFSWPTMLSGAGAIWNVGASLSQPIFHGGALLAQRRAAKATYEAAVDQYRQTVLAAFQNVADSLAALEHDAEALDAMSRAAWSARGAYDDATARVRLGALPPSAARASELQYRNARLDEIRATGARFADTARLYQAMGTPPVDKAGPAGDGSTAATGNEARAAAPDAAPAPQ, from the coding sequence ATGACCTTGCCGATGAACCTGAAAATCCGCGCCGCACGCACGCTCGCCATCGCGAGTCTCGCCGGCCCGCTCGCCGGCTGCGCGTGGTTCGCGCCGAGCGGCGAGCCGCCGGCGATGCCGTCGCCCGCACACTACGGCGCCGCGCCGCAAGTCCAGCAAACCGTCGCCGCGCAAGGCGTCGCGCAGCAATTCGAGGTCGGCGCGCAGCCGGTGCCGGACTGGTGGAAGCAGTACCGCTCCGACGCGCTGAACGCGCTCGTCGACGAAGGGCTGCGCAACAGCCCGACGCTCGGCGCCGCGTCGCACTCGCTCGATGCCGCGCGCGAGCAGCTGCGCGCGCAGGTCGGCAGCTCGCTGCTGCCGTCGATCGACGCAGGCGGCCAGGCCGCGCGCCAGCGCGCGCTCGGCGTGCCGATTCCCGCGCTCGGCGCGCCGACGCTGCTGTACGACACGTTCGTCGGCCAGCTGCAGGCGAGCTACACGATCGACCTGTTCGGCGCCGCACGCTTCGCGAACCGCGCGCTCGCCAAGCGCGTCGACGTCAGCGCGTTCCAGCTCGAATCCGCGCGGCGCGCGCTCGCGGCGAACATCGTCACCGCGTCGATCACGGTCGCGGTGCTCAATGCGCAGATCGACACGACCGAACGGCTCGTCGCACTGGCCAACGACCAGGCGCACGACGCCGAACGCCGCCATGCGCTCGGCGCGGCGTCGCGCAGCGATGCGCTGAATGCGCGACAAAGCGCCGACACGTTCGCCGCCAGCCTGCCCGCGCTGCGCCAGCAGCGCGACACCGCGCGCCATGCGCTCGCGGTGCTGGTCGGCCGCACGCCCGACCGCCCGCCGGCAGATCTCGCGCTCGCCGATCTGCACCTGCCGGAACAGGTGCCCGTCGTCGTGCCGTCGGATCTGCTGCAAAGCCGCCCCGACATCCAGGCGGCCGATGCAGGGCTGAAGGCGGCCGCAGCCGAAGTGGGCGTCGCGACCGCGCAGCTGTTCCCGCAGCTGTCGCTGTCGGCCGCGATGGGCAAAGGCGGTTTCAGCTGGCCGACGATGCTGTCGGGCGCCGGCGCGATCTGGAACGTCGGCGCGTCGCTGAGCCAGCCGATCTTCCACGGCGGCGCGCTGCTCGCGCAGCGCCGCGCGGCGAAGGCGACCTACGAGGCGGCCGTCGACCAGTACCGGCAGACCGTGCTCGCCGCGTTCCAGAACGTCGCCGATTCGCTGGCTGCGCTCGAGCACGACGCCGAGGCGCTCGACGCGATGTCCCGCGCGGCATGGTCCGCGCGCGGCGCATACGACGATGCGACCGCCCGCGTGCGGCTCGGCGCGCTGCCGCCGTCGGCCGCGCGCGCAAGCGAGCTGCAGTACCGCAACGCGCGGCTCGACGAGATCCGCGCGACCGGCGCGCGCTTCGCGGATACCGCCCGGCTGTATCAGGCAATGGGCACGCCGCCGGTCGACAAGGCCGGTCCGGCCGGTGACGGTTCGACCGCTGCCACCGGCAACGAAGCGCGCGCCGCCGCGCCGGACGCCGCGCCTGCGCCGCAATAA
- a CDS encoding ClcB-like voltage-gated chloride channel protein codes for MLSFLLKLRTRARTLLRLSDAHTMLIWSAIVGVGGAFATMAFREGIDLMQHLISGHSGSFVQMAKSLPWYVRFWLPAAGGFLAGCVLLLATRGDKPSGKTDYMEAVALGNGIVPVRQSLWRSVSSLLTIGSGGSIGREGPMVQLAALASSLVGRFAHFDPPRLRLLVACGAAAGITSAYNAPIAGAFFVSEIVLGTIAMESFGPMVVASVVANIVMREFAGYRPPYEMPVFPAVTGPEVLLFVVLGALCGVLAPQFLHLLDASKNQFRRLPVPLPVRLALGGLVVGVISVWIPDVWGNGYSVVNHILHSPWTWQALVAVLAFKVIATAATAGSGAIGGVFTPTLFVGAVFGSLFGLAMNALWPGHTSAYFAYAIVGMGAFMAGATQAPLMAILMIFEMTLSYQVVLPLLVSCVFAYFVARATGTTSMYEITLRHHQDAAERLRLRTTQMRELIQPAQTVVPLTASVADMTRVFLEYPVKYLYVTDDAGRFRGAVALKDITSDLLDKRDTTDKTAAHYAHTPFPLLTPDMPLATALERFMAFQGERLPVIESEAEPTLAGVVYKTSLLDAYRRMTGER; via the coding sequence GTGCTCTCGTTCCTGCTGAAGCTGCGCACCCGCGCCCGAACGCTGCTCCGCCTGTCGGACGCCCATACGATGCTGATCTGGTCGGCGATCGTCGGCGTCGGCGGCGCTTTCGCGACCATGGCGTTTCGCGAAGGCATCGACCTGATGCAGCACCTGATCTCCGGACACAGCGGCAGCTTCGTGCAGATGGCGAAAAGCCTGCCGTGGTACGTGCGCTTCTGGCTGCCGGCCGCCGGCGGCTTCCTCGCCGGCTGCGTGCTGCTGCTCGCGACGCGCGGCGACAAGCCGTCCGGCAAGACCGACTACATGGAAGCCGTCGCGCTCGGCAACGGCATCGTGCCGGTGCGCCAGAGCCTGTGGCGCAGCGTGTCGTCGCTGCTGACGATCGGCAGCGGCGGCTCGATCGGCCGCGAAGGCCCGATGGTGCAACTTGCCGCGCTCGCGTCGTCGCTGGTCGGCCGCTTCGCGCACTTCGACCCGCCGCGGCTGCGCCTGCTCGTCGCGTGCGGGGCCGCGGCCGGCATCACGTCCGCGTACAACGCGCCGATCGCCGGCGCGTTCTTCGTCTCCGAGATCGTGCTCGGCACCATCGCGATGGAGAGCTTCGGGCCGATGGTCGTTGCGTCGGTCGTCGCGAACATCGTGATGCGCGAATTCGCCGGCTACCGGCCGCCGTACGAAATGCCGGTGTTCCCGGCCGTCACCGGCCCCGAAGTGCTGCTGTTCGTCGTGCTCGGCGCGCTGTGCGGCGTGCTCGCGCCGCAGTTCCTGCACCTGCTCGACGCGTCGAAGAACCAGTTCCGGCGGCTGCCCGTGCCGCTGCCGGTGCGGCTCGCGCTCGGCGGCCTGGTGGTCGGCGTGATCTCGGTGTGGATTCCGGACGTGTGGGGCAACGGCTACAGCGTCGTGAACCATATCCTGCATTCGCCGTGGACCTGGCAGGCGCTCGTCGCGGTGCTGGCGTTCAAGGTCATCGCGACCGCCGCGACCGCCGGCTCGGGCGCGATCGGCGGCGTGTTCACGCCGACGCTGTTCGTCGGCGCGGTGTTCGGCTCGCTGTTCGGGCTCGCGATGAATGCGCTGTGGCCGGGACACACGTCCGCGTACTTCGCCTATGCGATCGTCGGGATGGGTGCGTTCATGGCCGGCGCGACCCAGGCGCCGCTGATGGCGATCCTGATGATCTTCGAGATGACGCTGAGCTACCAGGTCGTGCTGCCGCTGCTGGTGTCGTGCGTGTTCGCGTATTTCGTCGCGCGTGCGACCGGCACGACCTCGATGTACGAGATCACGCTGCGCCATCACCAGGACGCGGCGGAACGGCTGCGGCTACGCACCACGCAGATGCGCGAGCTGATCCAGCCGGCGCAGACGGTCGTGCCGCTCACCGCGAGCGTCGCCGACATGACGCGCGTGTTTCTCGAATATCCGGTGAAGTACCTGTACGTGACCGACGACGCGGGGCGCTTCCGAGGCGCGGTGGCGCTGAAGGACATCACGTCCGACCTGCTCGACAAGCGCGACACGACCGACAAGACGGCCGCGCACTACGCGCACACGCCGTTTCCGCTGCTCACGCCGGACATGCCGCTCGCGACCGCCCTGGAACGCTTCATGGCGTTCCAGGGCGAACGGCTGCCCGTGATCGAGAGCGAGGCGGAGCCGACGCTCGCCGGCGTCGTCTACAAGACGTCGCTGCTCGACGCGTACCGGCGGATGACCGGCGAGCGCTGA
- a CDS encoding efflux RND transporter permease subunit, translated as MSPSHEEGRFNLSAWALRHQALVVYLIALATLAGILAYTRLAQSEDPPFTFRVMVIRTFWPGATARQVQEQVTDRIGRKLQETPAIDFLRSYSRPGESLIFFTMKDSAPVKDVPETWYQIRKKVGDIGYTLPPGVQGPFFNDEFGDVYTNIWTLEGDGFSPAQLHDYADQLRTVLLRVPGVAKVDYFGDPDQRIFIEVNNAQLTRLGISPQQLGQAINAQNDVASAGTLTTADDRVFVRPSGQFDNVAAIADTLIRINGRTFRLGDLATVKRGYDDPPVTQMRANGKAVLGIGVTMQPGGDVIRLGKALDAESKDLQARLPAGLKLTEVSSMPHAVSHSVDDFLEAVAEAVAIVLIVSLVSLGLRTGMVVVISIPVVLAVTALFMYLFDIGLHKVSLGTLVLALGLLVDDAIIAVEMMAVKLEQGYNRARAAAFAYTSTAFPMLTGTLVTVSGFLPIALAKSSTGEYTRSIFEVSAIALIASWFAAVVLIPLLGYHLLPERKKHAHEAHLPDDHEHDIYDTRFYTRLRGWIRWCIERRFVVLLITGALFVVSLLGFSLVPQQFFPSSDRPELLVDLRLPEGASFAATLRETERLEKVLDKRPEIDHSVNFVGSGAPRFYLPLDQQLQLPNFAQFVITAKSVEDREKLASWLETTLRDRFPAVRWRLSRLENGPPVGYPVQFRVSGDDIATVRSIAEKVAATMRGDARAVNVQFDWDEPAERSVRFELDQKKARELNVTSQDVSSFLAMTLSGTTVTQYRERDKLIAVDLRAPQADRVDPAKLAGLALPTPNGAVPLGSLGRFTPTLEYGVVWERDRQPTITVQSDVRAGAQGIDVTHAIDGKLNALRAQLPVGYRVEIGGSVEESAKAQTSINAQMPLMAIAVFTLLMIQLQSFSRVLMVVLTAPLGLIGVVATLLLFGQPFGFVAMLGVIAMFGIIMRNSVILVDQIEQDIAVGHGRFDAIVGATVRRFRPITLTAAAAVLALIPLLRSNFFGPMATALMGGITSATVLTLFYLPALYAAWFRVKSDERDPHDGGTPPAASSGA; from the coding sequence ATGAGTCCGTCTCACGAAGAAGGCCGCTTCAACCTGTCCGCGTGGGCGCTGCGCCATCAGGCGCTGGTCGTCTACCTGATCGCACTGGCGACGCTCGCGGGCATCCTCGCGTACACGCGACTCGCGCAGTCCGAAGACCCGCCGTTCACGTTCCGCGTGATGGTGATCCGCACCTTCTGGCCCGGCGCGACCGCGCGGCAGGTCCAGGAACAGGTCACCGACCGGATCGGCCGCAAGCTGCAGGAAACGCCCGCCATCGACTTCCTGCGCAGCTATTCGCGCCCCGGCGAATCGCTGATCTTCTTCACGATGAAGGATTCGGCGCCCGTGAAGGACGTGCCCGAAACCTGGTACCAGATCCGCAAGAAGGTCGGCGACATCGGCTACACGCTGCCGCCGGGCGTACAGGGCCCGTTCTTCAACGACGAGTTCGGCGACGTCTACACCAACATCTGGACGCTCGAAGGCGACGGCTTCTCGCCCGCGCAGCTGCACGACTACGCGGACCAGTTGCGCACCGTGCTGCTGCGCGTACCGGGCGTCGCGAAGGTCGACTATTTCGGCGACCCCGACCAGCGCATCTTCATCGAGGTGAACAACGCCCAGCTCACGCGCCTCGGCATCTCGCCGCAGCAGCTCGGACAGGCGATCAACGCGCAGAACGACGTCGCGTCGGCCGGCACGCTGACGACCGCCGACGATCGCGTGTTCGTGCGCCCGAGCGGCCAGTTCGACAACGTCGCCGCGATCGCCGACACGCTGATCCGCATCAACGGCCGCACCTTCCGGCTCGGCGATCTGGCGACCGTGAAGCGCGGCTACGACGACCCGCCCGTCACGCAGATGCGTGCGAACGGCAAGGCCGTGCTCGGCATCGGCGTGACGATGCAGCCGGGCGGCGACGTGATCCGGCTCGGCAAGGCGCTCGATGCGGAGTCGAAGGATCTGCAGGCGCGGCTGCCGGCCGGGCTCAAGCTCACCGAAGTGTCGAGCATGCCGCACGCGGTGTCGCACTCGGTCGACGACTTCCTCGAAGCCGTCGCCGAAGCGGTCGCGATCGTGCTGATCGTGAGCCTCGTGTCGCTCGGCCTGCGCACCGGGATGGTGGTCGTGATCTCGATCCCGGTCGTGCTCGCGGTGACCGCGCTGTTCATGTACCTGTTCGACATCGGGTTGCACAAGGTGTCGCTCGGCACACTGGTGCTCGCGCTCGGGCTGCTGGTCGACGACGCGATCATCGCGGTCGAGATGATGGCCGTGAAGCTCGAACAGGGCTACAACCGCGCGCGCGCCGCCGCGTTCGCGTACACGAGCACCGCGTTCCCGATGCTGACCGGCACGCTCGTCACCGTGTCGGGCTTCCTGCCGATCGCGCTCGCGAAGTCGAGCACCGGCGAATACACGCGCTCGATCTTCGAAGTCTCGGCGATCGCGCTGATCGCATCGTGGTTCGCGGCGGTCGTGCTGATCCCGCTGCTCGGCTATCACCTGCTGCCCGAGCGCAAGAAGCACGCGCACGAAGCGCACCTGCCGGACGATCACGAGCACGACATCTACGACACGCGCTTCTATACGCGGCTGCGCGGCTGGATCCGCTGGTGCATCGAGCGGCGCTTCGTGGTGCTGCTGATCACGGGCGCCCTGTTCGTCGTGTCGCTGCTGGGCTTCTCGCTCGTGCCGCAGCAGTTCTTTCCGAGCTCCGACCGCCCGGAGCTGCTGGTCGACCTGCGGCTGCCCGAAGGCGCGTCGTTCGCGGCAACGCTGCGCGAGACCGAACGCCTCGAAAAGGTGCTCGACAAGCGGCCCGAGATCGATCATTCGGTGAACTTCGTCGGCAGCGGCGCGCCGCGCTTCTACCTGCCGCTCGACCAGCAGCTGCAGTTGCCCAACTTCGCGCAGTTCGTGATCACCGCGAAATCGGTCGAGGATCGCGAGAAGCTCGCGAGCTGGCTCGAAACCACGCTGCGCGACCGGTTCCCGGCCGTGCGCTGGCGGCTGTCGCGACTCGAGAACGGCCCGCCGGTCGGCTATCCCGTGCAGTTCCGCGTGAGCGGCGACGATATCGCGACGGTCCGCTCGATCGCCGAGAAGGTCGCGGCGACGATGCGCGGCGACGCGCGCGCGGTCAACGTGCAGTTCGACTGGGACGAGCCGGCCGAGCGCTCGGTGCGCTTCGAGCTCGACCAGAAGAAGGCGCGCGAGCTGAACGTCACGTCGCAGGACGTGTCGAGCTTCCTCGCGATGACGCTGTCCGGCACGACCGTCACGCAGTATCGCGAGCGCGACAAGCTGATCGCGGTCGACTTGCGCGCGCCGCAGGCCGATCGCGTCGATCCCGCGAAGCTCGCCGGCCTCGCGCTGCCGACGCCGAACGGCGCGGTGCCGCTCGGCTCGCTCGGCCGCTTCACGCCGACGCTCGAATACGGCGTCGTGTGGGAGCGCGACCGCCAGCCGACCATCACCGTGCAGTCCGACGTGCGCGCCGGCGCGCAGGGCATCGACGTCACGCATGCGATCGACGGCAAGCTGAACGCACTGCGCGCGCAGCTGCCGGTCGGCTACCGGGTCGAGATCGGCGGCTCGGTCGAGGAAAGCGCGAAGGCGCAGACCTCGATCAACGCGCAGATGCCGCTGATGGCGATCGCCGTGTTCACGCTGCTGATGATCCAGCTGCAAAGCTTCTCGCGCGTGCTGATGGTCGTGCTGACCGCGCCGCTCGGACTGATCGGCGTGGTCGCGACGCTGCTGCTGTTCGGCCAGCCGTTCGGCTTCGTCGCGATGCTCGGCGTGATCGCGATGTTCGGGATCATCATGCGCAACTCGGTGATTCTGGTCGACCAGATCGAGCAGGACATCGCGGTCGGCCACGGACGCTTCGACGCGATCGTCGGCGCCACCGTGCGGCGCTTCCGCCCGATCACGCTGACGGCCGCGGCCGCCGTGCTCGCGCTGATCCCGCTGCTGCGCTCGAACTTCTTCGGGCCGATGGCGACCGCGCTGATGGGCGGCATCACGAGCGCGACCGTGCTGACGCTGTTCTACCTGCCCGCGCTGTACGCGGCGTGGTTCCGCGTGAAGAGCGACGAGCGCGATCCGCACGACGGCGGCACGCCGCCGGCCGCGTCGTCGGGAGCCTGA
- a CDS encoding TetR/AcrR family transcriptional regulator, with amino-acid sequence MKPQRLTREQSRDQTRERLLSAAHRIFMKKGYVAASVEDIAAAAGYTRGAFYSNFRSKSELLLELLERDHASVQADFQAIFDEGGPREQMESMALAYYRTLFRDDEYSLLWVEAKLQAARDAKFRVRFNQFLHAKRVQMAEFIRRFAERAGTPLLLPAETLAFGLMCLCDGVQSYYTADPQHVSAEAAEAVLAGFFARVVLGRSPD; translated from the coding sequence ATGAAACCACAGCGCTTGACCCGCGAGCAGAGCAGAGACCAGACGCGCGAACGTCTGCTCAGTGCCGCGCATCGGATTTTTATGAAGAAAGGCTATGTCGCCGCGAGTGTCGAGGACATCGCGGCGGCGGCCGGCTATACGCGCGGCGCGTTCTATTCGAATTTCCGCAGCAAGTCCGAACTGCTGCTGGAACTGCTCGAGCGCGACCATGCATCGGTGCAGGCCGATTTCCAGGCGATCTTCGACGAAGGCGGCCCGCGCGAGCAGATGGAGTCGATGGCGCTCGCCTATTACCGGACGCTGTTTCGCGACGACGAATATTCGTTGCTGTGGGTCGAGGCGAAGCTGCAGGCCGCGCGCGACGCGAAGTTCCGCGTGCGCTTCAACCAGTTCCTGCACGCCAAGCGCGTGCAGATGGCCGAGTTCATCCGGCGTTTCGCCGAGCGCGCGGGCACGCCGCTGCTGCTGCCGGCCGAGACGCTCGCGTTCGGGCTGATGTGTCTGTGCGACGGCGTGCAGTCGTATTACACGGCCGATCCGCAGCACGTGTCGGCGGAGGCGGCCGAAGCGGTGCTCGCGGGCTTCTTCGCGCGGGTCGTGCTCGGGCGTTCGCCGGACTGA
- a CDS encoding efflux RND transporter periplasmic adaptor subunit: MNRSGSRAALLIGAALVLTACHPKEAAPPAPRPVVALPAHADGAAAVRTLPGEIQPRYATPLSFRIAGKIVERKVRLGDTVKAGQVVALLDPSDVEKNAASAQAQLDAATHSLAFAKQQLDRDRAQARENLIATAQLEQTENSYTSALAQREQAQQQLALAKNQLRYATLVADHAGTITAEQADTGQNVSAGQAVYQLAWAGDVDVVSDVPEGALASLAPGRTATVTLPSLPGRPFAAKVREIAPAADPQSRTYRVKLTLAAPDPAIRLGMTANVAFDGAPADGDAQPITLPATALFHDGPHPAVWVVRAKDDTLELRRVDVARFNERTVTVSHGLQPGERVVLQGVHTVSAGEKVHPVAPLHPEDFAS, translated from the coding sequence GTGAATCGCTCCGGTTCCCGCGCCGCGCTGCTGATCGGCGCCGCGCTCGTCCTCACCGCCTGTCACCCGAAGGAAGCCGCGCCGCCTGCGCCGCGCCCGGTCGTCGCGCTGCCCGCGCACGCCGACGGCGCCGCGGCCGTGCGCACGCTTCCCGGCGAAATCCAGCCGCGCTATGCGACGCCGCTGTCGTTCCGCATCGCCGGCAAGATCGTCGAGCGCAAGGTGCGGCTCGGCGATACGGTCAAGGCCGGCCAGGTCGTCGCGCTGCTCGATCCGTCCGATGTCGAGAAGAACGCCGCGAGCGCGCAGGCGCAACTGGACGCGGCGACGCACAGCCTTGCGTTCGCGAAGCAGCAGCTCGACCGCGACCGCGCGCAGGCCCGCGAAAACCTGATCGCGACCGCGCAGCTCGAACAGACCGAGAACAGCTACACGTCGGCGCTCGCGCAGCGCGAGCAGGCGCAGCAGCAGCTCGCGCTCGCGAAGAACCAGCTCCGCTACGCGACGCTCGTCGCCGATCACGCCGGCACCATCACGGCCGAGCAGGCCGATACCGGCCAGAACGTGTCGGCCGGCCAGGCCGTCTATCAGCTCGCGTGGGCCGGCGACGTCGACGTGGTCAGCGACGTGCCCGAAGGCGCGCTCGCATCGCTCGCCCCCGGCCGCACGGCCACCGTCACGCTGCCGTCGCTGCCGGGCCGCCCGTTCGCCGCGAAGGTGCGCGAAATCGCGCCGGCCGCCGATCCGCAAAGCCGCACCTACCGCGTGAAGCTCACGCTCGCCGCGCCCGATCCGGCGATCCGCCTCGGCATGACCGCGAACGTCGCGTTCGACGGCGCACCGGCCGACGGCGACGCGCAGCCGATCACGCTGCCCGCGACCGCGCTGTTCCACGACGGCCCGCATCCGGCCGTGTGGGTCGTGCGCGCGAAGGACGACACGCTGGAGCTGCGCCGCGTCGATGTCGCGCGCTTCAACGAACGCACGGTCACCGTGTCGCACGGGCTGCAGCCGGGCGAGCGCGTGGTGCTGCAAGGCGTGCATACGGTCAGCGCCGGCGAGAAGGTGCATCCGGTCGCGCCGCTGCATCCGGAGGACTTCGCTTCATGA